In a single window of the Manis javanica isolate MJ-LG chromosome 16, MJ_LKY, whole genome shotgun sequence genome:
- the RNF39 gene encoding RING finger protein 39, producing MEAPELVPGLVERLEQLATCPLCGGPFEDPVLLACEHSFCRACLSSRWGTPPATSSEAPPTACPCCGLPCPRRSLRSNVRLAVEVRISRGLREKLAEPGARAGRRRGGRIPTMGCLDPQGEDIRKTWRRFDAPTPKSSNSEDELPEDYPVVKNMLHILTADLTLDPGTAHRRLLISADRRSVRLAPPGTPAPPDGPARFDQLPAVLGAQGFGAGRHCWEVETVEAASFGDSSGEDEDDGEGRYAVGAAGESVRRKGRVGLCPAGAVWAVEGRGSRLWALTAPEPTLLVGAGPPPRRIRVDLDWERGRVAFYDGRSLDLLFTFQAPGPLGERIFPLLCTRDPRAPLRIVPAES from the exons ATGGAGGCGCCCGAGCTGGTCCCAGGGCTGGTGGAGCGTCTGGAGCAGCTGGCGACGTGCCCGCTCTGCGGGGGCCCCTTCGAGGACCCAGTGCTCTTGGCGTGTGAACACAGCTTCTGCCGCGCGTGCCTGTCCAGCCGCTGGGGGACCCCGCCGGCGACCAGCTCCGAGGCGCCCCCCACCGCCTGCCCCTGCTGCGGCCTGCCGTGCCCCCGCCGCAGCCTGAGGTCTAACGTGCGGCTGGCGGTGGAAGTGCGCATTAGCCGCGGACTTCGAGAAAAGCTGGCCGAGCCCGGGGCCCGAGCCGGGAGACGCCGAGGGGGCCGAATCCCCACCATGGGTTGTCTGGATCCGCAAGGAGAG GATATAAGGAAGACATGGAGAAG ATTTGATGCTCCAACGCCCAAGTCATCTAACTCAGAGGACGAGCTCCCTGAAGATTACCCTGTGGTCAAAAACATGCTTCACATACTGACAG CCGACCTGACCTTGGACCCAGGCACTGCCCACCGGCGCCTGCTCATTTCCGCAGACCGCCGCAGCGTCCGACTGGCCCCACCAGGGACACCTGCACCCCCTGACGGCCCCGCACGCTTCGATCAGCTCCCGGCGGTGCTTGGAGCGCAGGGCTTCGGGGCCGGCCGCCACTGCTGGGAGGTGGAGACCGTGGAAGCCGCCTCCTTCGGAGACTCTTCTGGGGAGGATGAAGACGACGGGGAGGGCCGCTATGCAGTGGGCGCGGCCGGGGAGTCAGTGCGACGCAAGGGCCGCGTAGGGCTGTGCCCCGCGGGGGCCGTGTGGGCCGTGGAGGGTCGCGGCAGCCGCCTGTGGGCACTCACGGCACCGGAGCCCACCCTGCTGGTTGGTGCCGGGCCCCCGCCACGGCGCATTCGCGTGGACTTGGACTGGGAGAGGGGCCGCGTGGCCTTCTACGACGGCCGCTCGCTTGACCTGCTCTTCACCTTCCAGGCGCCAGGCCCCCTGGGGGAGCGCATCTTCCCGCTCCTCTGCACCCGCGACCCCCGCGCCCCGCTACGCATCGTGCCCGCAGAAAGCTGA